The following coding sequences are from one Triplophysa dalaica isolate WHDGS20190420 chromosome 12, ASM1584641v1, whole genome shotgun sequence window:
- the ddr1 gene encoding epithelial discoidin domain-containing receptor 1 isoform X3, whose product MATQMQVLLPTLLSVLLISWTSAQDLDWHFDSAKCRYALGMEDGTIPDSDITASSAWSDSTEAKHGRLSTGEGDGAWCPAGPVFPSGSEYLQVDLHKLYFLSLVGTQGRHADGLGREFARSYRLRYSRDGRNWITWRDRWGQEVVSGNENTYDVVLKDLGPPIIARMVRFFPLADRVMSVCLRVELYGCVWEDGLNSYTAPVGHVMNLSGPPVNLNDSVYDGSKEAGMMFGGLGQLCDGVLGGNDFMESKELRVWPGYDYVGWSQDVLGQPAVDIEFHFEKTRIFHTMQVHSSNRYIQGVRVFSRVECKFKATLLSPWAEPPLILHVPLGDMNDPSARTISLPLGGQPAQILSCRFAFESRWLLISEISFYSVPFESGSLPTSTASTRSLNVTNPVASNATDNSTEFFMNTTFLLPSSMPTEFPAITLRAGLPVAKDDSSNTAILIGCLVGIILLLVAVIVVILWRQYWKKLLGKAQGSLSSDELRVHLSVPSDNVVINNTNTHTYSSRYQRIHTFPDDREGEYQEPSTVLRPREQCDSTACAIDMVDKGLPIQEGPPPYPGAPPPSLSGLHYGEASGGGGSVPHYAEADIISLQGVTGNNTYAVPALSATPTDCPPLPELPRERLMFKEKLGEGQFGEVHLCEIENPQDLSNLEFPFNVRKGRPLLVAVKILRPDASKNARNDFLKEVKILSRLKDPNIIRLLGVCVSSDPLCMVTEYMESGDLNQYLSQRALLDKTGPLHNTPTVSYPALISMASQIASGMKFLASLNFVHRDLATRNCLVGGERGDGEDRGGERQIKIADFGMSRNLYAGDYYRIQGRAVLPIRWMAWECILMGKFTTASDVWAFGVTLWEMLSVCQEQPYSHMTDEQVIDNAGEFFRDQGRQVYLARPSVCPQGLYELMLSCWNRDCKLRPSFAYIHSFLTEDAMNMV is encoded by the exons CGAAATGTCGTTACGCTCTCGGTATGGAGGATGGCACCATACCCGACTCTGACATCACCGCATCCAGCGCCTGGTCCGACTCCACTGAAGCCAAACACGGCAG GTTGAGTACAGGAGAAGGTGATGGAGCGTGGTGTCCAGCTGGTCCTGTGTTCCCGAGCGGTTCTGAATACCTGCAGGTGGATCTACACAAACTGTATTTCCTGTCTCTGGTAGGGACGCAGGGACGGCACGCAGACGGCCTCGGGCGGGAGTTTGCGCGCAGTTACCGGCTCCGTTACTCTCGTGATGGACGTAATTGGATTACTTGGAGAGATCGCTGGGGGCAGGAG GTGGTGTCAGGGAACGAGAACACGTATGATGTGGTGCTGAAGGACCTGGGCCCGCCCATTATAGCACGCATGGTGCGGTTCTTCCCGCTGGCGGATCGCGTGATGAGCGTGTGTTTAAGAGTTGAACTCTATGGTTGTGTCTGGGAAG ATGGACTGAACTCATACACCGCTCCTGTGGGTCATGTGATGAATCTGTCTGGGCCACCTGTCAACCTTAATGACTCTGTGTATGATGGCAGCAAAGAGGCTGG gatGATGTTTGGAGGATTAGGCCAGCTGTGTGATGGTGTTTTAGGTGGGAATGATTTCATGGAGAGTAAAGAGTTGAGAGTGTGGCCAGGATATGATTATGTGGGCTGGAGTCAAGACGTCCTCGGGCAGCCGGCTGTTGACATTGAATTTCACTTTGAGAAAACACGGATCTTTCACACTATGCAG gtgcACAGCAGTAACAGATACATTCAGGGCGTGCGGGTGTTCAGTCGGGTGGAGTGTAAGTTTAAAGCAACTCTGTTGAGCCCATGGGCAGAGCCTCCGCTCATCCTTCACGTGCCCCTGGGAGACATGAACGACCCGTCGGCCCGCACCATCTCGCTGCCTCTCGGCGGACAACCAGCACAAATTCTCAGCTGCCGCTTTGCTTTTGAAAGCCGTTGGCTCCTCATTAGCGAGATCAGCTTCTACTCTG TGCCGTTTGAGAGTGGATCCCTTCCCACTTCTACTGCCAGCACTCGTTCTCTCAATGTGACCAATCCTGTCGCCTCGAATGCCACCGACAACTCAACGG AATTCTTCATGAACACTACCTTTCTGCTGCCCAGCAGCATGCCAACAG AGTTTCCTGCAATCACTCTGAGGGCGGGGCTACCTGTGGCCAAAGATGACAGCAGCAATACAGCCATCCTGATTGGCTGCCTGGTTGGAATTATTCTGCTCCTTGTGGCTGTCATAGTCGTCATACTGTGGAGGCAATACTGGAAGAAACTGCTTGGCAAG GCACAGGGTAGTCTTTCCAGCGACGAGCTACGTGTTCATCTTTCAGTTCCCTCGGACAACGTGGTGATCAACAACACCAACACGCACACATACTCCAGCCGCTATCAGCGTATACACACTTTCCCAGATGACAGAGAGGGAGAGTACCAGGAGCCCAGCACTGTACTACGACCCCGAGAGCAGTGTGACAGcacag CATGTGCTATTGACATGGTTGATAAAGGCCTGCCCATTCAGGAGGGTCCGCCTCCTTACCCTGGAGCTCCGCCCCCTAGTCTATCAGGTCTTCATTATGGTGAAGCATCGGGAGGTGGGGGAAGTGTTCCTCACTATGCAGAAGCTGACATCATCAGTCTACAAGGAGTCACTGGAAACAATACATATGCAGTCCCTGCTCTCTCAGCCACTCCCACTGACTGCCCACCACTGCCCGAGTTGCCACGGGAACGGCTTATGTTCAAAGAAAAGTTGGGAGAAGGCCAATTTGGCGAG GTACATTTGTGTGAGATTGAAAACCCACAGGACCTGTCAAACCTTGAGTTCCCATTTAATGTCAGGAAAGGGCGCCCTCTGCTGGTGGCCGTGAAGATTCTGAGACCAGATGCCTCTAAAAATGCCAG AAATGACTTTCTAAAGGAGGTAAAGATCTTATCTCGCCTGAAGGATCCAAACATCATCCGTCTGCTCGGTGTGTGCGTGAGCAGCGATCCACTCTGTATGGTCACAGAATACATGGAGAGCGGGGACCTCAATCAATACCTCTCCCAGAGAGCACTGCTGGACAAGACAGGACCTTTACATAACACGCCCACCGTTAG TTACCCAGCTTTGATATCCATGGCGAGTCAGATCGCATCAGGGATGAAGTTCTTGGCGTCCCTGAACTTCGTGCACCGGGACCTGGCCACGCGGAACTGCCTGGTGGGGGGAGAGAGAGGCGACGGGGAGGACCGAGGAGGGGAGCGTCAGATAAAGATAGCTGACTTCGGCATGAGCAGGAACCTCTATGCTGGCGATTACTACAGGATACAAGGCAGAGCTGTGCTGCCCATTCGCTGGATGGCATGGGAGTGCATTCTCATG GGAAAGTTCACCACAGCCAGTGATGTATGGGCGTTTGGAGTGACGCTGTGGGAAATGCTGAGCGTGTGTCAGGAGCAGCCGTACAGTCACATGACCGACGAGCAGGTCATCGACAACGCAGGGGAGTTCTTCAGAGACCAGGGGAGACAG GTGTACCTGGCTCGCCCGTCTGTGTGCCCGCAGGGTTTGTACGAGCTGATGCTTAGCTGCTGGAACAGAGACTGTAAACTACGGCCTTCTTTTGCCTACATTCACTCCTTCCTCACCGAGGACGCAATGAACATGgtgtaa
- the flot1b gene encoding flotillin-1b: MFYTCGPNEAMVVSGCGRSPPLMVAGGRVFVLPCIQQIQRISLNTLTLNVKSDKVYTRHGVPISVTGIAQVKIQGQNKEMLAAACQMFMGKSETEISHIALETLEGHQRAIIAHLTVEEIYQDRKKFSEQVFKVASSDLVNMGIGVVSYTLKDVHDDQNYLVSLGKARTAQVQKDARIGEAQFKRDAVMREAHAMQEKISAQYTNEIEMAKAQRDYELKKAVYDIEVNTKKAESEMAYQLQVAKTKQRIEEEKMQVQVVERSQQITLQEQEITRREKELEARVKKPAEAERYRVERLAEAERLQLIMEAEAEAESIRMRGEAEAFALEARGRAEAEQMVKKAEAFKEYKEGAMVDMLLEKLPLMAEEISRPLSGAQKITMVSSGGAEVGVAKLTGEILEIMTRLPMAVEKLTGVNISQGAIARMG, from the exons ATGTTCTACACTTGTGGTCCCAACGAGGCGATGGTGGTCTCAG gctGCGGCCGCTCCCCTCCTCTGATGGTTGCTGGAGGAAGAGTGTTTGTTTTACCCTGCATTCAACAAATCCAGCG GATATCTCTCAATACTCTGACTCTGAACGTGAAGAGTGATAAGGTCTACACCAGACATGGAGTACCGATCTCCGTGACGGGCATTGCCCAG GTGAAGATCCAGggacagaataaagaaatgttggcCGCAGCTTGTCAAATGTTTATGGGGAAGTCCGAGACGGAGATATCTCATATCGCTCTGGAGACGCTTGAGGGACATCAGAGAGCCATCATTGCTCACTTGACTGTGGAG GAGATCTATCAGGACCGTAAAAAGTTTTCCGAGCAAGTATTTAAGGTCGCCTCCTCTGACCTGGTCAACATGGGGATTGGCGTGGTCAGCTACACACTTAAGGATGTTCATGACGATCAG AATTATCTTGTGTCGCTGGGTAAAGCCCGCACCGCTCAAGTGCAAAAAGATGCTCGTATCGGTGAAGCTCAGTTCAAGAGAGATGCTGTCATGAGG GAGGCTCATGCCATGCAGGAGAAGATCTCTGCTCAGTATACGAATGAGATTGAGATGGCTAAAGCCCAGCGAGACTATGAGCTGAAGAAAGCAGTCTACGACATTGAGGTCAACACTAAGAAGGCAGAGTCTGAAATGGCCTATCAGCTTCAG GTGGCTAAAACAAAGCAACGTATCGAGGAGGAGAAGATGCAGGTTCAGGTTGTGGAGCGTTCGCAGCAGATCACCTTGCAGGAGCAGGAGATCACCCGCAGGGAAAAAGAACTGGAAGCCAGGGTCAAGAAACCGGCCGAGGCTGAGCGATACCGTGTTGAGAGGCTCGCTGAGGCAGAGCG ACTTCAGTTGATCATGGAGGCAGAAGCTGAGGCAGAATCCATCAGA ATGAGGGGAGAGGCAGAGGCCTTTGCTCTGGAGGCGAGGGGTCGTGCTGAGGCCGAGCAAATGGTCAAAAAGGCAGAAGCTTTTAAAGAGTACAAAGAGGGAGCTATGGTGGATATGCTGCTGGAGAAACTCCCACTG ATGGCAGAGGAGATCAGCAGGCCACTCTCTGGTGCCCAGAAGATCACCATGGTGTCCAGCGGAGGGGCAGAAGTGGGTGTGGCTAAGCTGACAGGAGAAATACTGGAAATTATGACTCGCCTGCCGATGGCGGTGGAGAAACTGACCGGAGTTAACATCTCACAG GGTGCCATAGCCCGTATGGGTTAA
- the ddr1 gene encoding epithelial discoidin domain-containing receptor 1 isoform X2 — MATQMQVLLPTLLSVLLISWTSAQDLDWHFDSAKCRYALGMEDGTIPDSDITASSAWSDSTEAKHGRLSTGEGDGAWCPAGPVFPSGSEYLQVDLHKLYFLSLVGTQGRHADGLGREFARSYRLRYSRDGRNWITWRDRWGQEVVSGNENTYDVVLKDLGPPIIARMVRFFPLADRVMSVCLRVELYGCVWEDGLNSYTAPVGHVMNLSGPPVNLNDSVYDGSKEAGMMFGGLGQLCDGVLGGNDFMESKELRVWPGYDYVGWSQDVLGQPAVDIEFHFEKTRIFHTMQVHSSNRYIQGVRVFSRVECKFKATLLSPWAEPPLILHVPLGDMNDPSARTISLPLGGQPAQILSCRFAFESRWLLISEISFYSVPFESGSLPTSTASTRSLNVTNPVASNATDNSTEFPAITLRAGLPVAKDDSSNTAILIGCLVGIILLLVAVIVVILWRQYWKKLLGKAQGSLSSDELRVHLSVPSDNVVINNTNTHTYSSRYQRIHTFPDDREGEYQEPSTVLRPREQCDSTALLLNNPAYHLLLSDLTHGPNRLTNCHSQQEKPQNLSQACAIDMVDKGLPIQEGPPPYPGAPPPSLSGLHYGEASGGGGSVPHYAEADIISLQGVTGNNTYAVPALSATPTDCPPLPELPRERLMFKEKLGEGQFGEVHLCEIENPQDLSNLEFPFNVRKGRPLLVAVKILRPDASKNARNDFLKEVKILSRLKDPNIIRLLGVCVSSDPLCMVTEYMESGDLNQYLSQRALLDKTGPLHNTPTVSYPALISMASQIASGMKFLASLNFVHRDLATRNCLVGGERGDGEDRGGERQIKIADFGMSRNLYAGDYYRIQGRAVLPIRWMAWECILMGKFTTASDVWAFGVTLWEMLSVCQEQPYSHMTDEQVIDNAGEFFRDQGRQVYLARPSVCPQGLYELMLSCWNRDCKLRPSFAYIHSFLTEDAMNMV; from the exons CGAAATGTCGTTACGCTCTCGGTATGGAGGATGGCACCATACCCGACTCTGACATCACCGCATCCAGCGCCTGGTCCGACTCCACTGAAGCCAAACACGGCAG GTTGAGTACAGGAGAAGGTGATGGAGCGTGGTGTCCAGCTGGTCCTGTGTTCCCGAGCGGTTCTGAATACCTGCAGGTGGATCTACACAAACTGTATTTCCTGTCTCTGGTAGGGACGCAGGGACGGCACGCAGACGGCCTCGGGCGGGAGTTTGCGCGCAGTTACCGGCTCCGTTACTCTCGTGATGGACGTAATTGGATTACTTGGAGAGATCGCTGGGGGCAGGAG GTGGTGTCAGGGAACGAGAACACGTATGATGTGGTGCTGAAGGACCTGGGCCCGCCCATTATAGCACGCATGGTGCGGTTCTTCCCGCTGGCGGATCGCGTGATGAGCGTGTGTTTAAGAGTTGAACTCTATGGTTGTGTCTGGGAAG ATGGACTGAACTCATACACCGCTCCTGTGGGTCATGTGATGAATCTGTCTGGGCCACCTGTCAACCTTAATGACTCTGTGTATGATGGCAGCAAAGAGGCTGG gatGATGTTTGGAGGATTAGGCCAGCTGTGTGATGGTGTTTTAGGTGGGAATGATTTCATGGAGAGTAAAGAGTTGAGAGTGTGGCCAGGATATGATTATGTGGGCTGGAGTCAAGACGTCCTCGGGCAGCCGGCTGTTGACATTGAATTTCACTTTGAGAAAACACGGATCTTTCACACTATGCAG gtgcACAGCAGTAACAGATACATTCAGGGCGTGCGGGTGTTCAGTCGGGTGGAGTGTAAGTTTAAAGCAACTCTGTTGAGCCCATGGGCAGAGCCTCCGCTCATCCTTCACGTGCCCCTGGGAGACATGAACGACCCGTCGGCCCGCACCATCTCGCTGCCTCTCGGCGGACAACCAGCACAAATTCTCAGCTGCCGCTTTGCTTTTGAAAGCCGTTGGCTCCTCATTAGCGAGATCAGCTTCTACTCTG TGCCGTTTGAGAGTGGATCCCTTCCCACTTCTACTGCCAGCACTCGTTCTCTCAATGTGACCAATCCTGTCGCCTCGAATGCCACCGACAACTCAACGG AGTTTCCTGCAATCACTCTGAGGGCGGGGCTACCTGTGGCCAAAGATGACAGCAGCAATACAGCCATCCTGATTGGCTGCCTGGTTGGAATTATTCTGCTCCTTGTGGCTGTCATAGTCGTCATACTGTGGAGGCAATACTGGAAGAAACTGCTTGGCAAG GCACAGGGTAGTCTTTCCAGCGACGAGCTACGTGTTCATCTTTCAGTTCCCTCGGACAACGTGGTGATCAACAACACCAACACGCACACATACTCCAGCCGCTATCAGCGTATACACACTTTCCCAGATGACAGAGAGGGAGAGTACCAGGAGCCCAGCACTGTACTACGACCCCGAGAGCAGTGTGACAGcacag CACTGCTGTTAAACAACCCAGCCTATCATCTCCTCCTGTCTGACCTGACACATGGCCCCAACAGGCTGACAAACTGCCACAGCCAGCAAGAAAAGCCCCAAAACCTGTCCCAGG CATGTGCTATTGACATGGTTGATAAAGGCCTGCCCATTCAGGAGGGTCCGCCTCCTTACCCTGGAGCTCCGCCCCCTAGTCTATCAGGTCTTCATTATGGTGAAGCATCGGGAGGTGGGGGAAGTGTTCCTCACTATGCAGAAGCTGACATCATCAGTCTACAAGGAGTCACTGGAAACAATACATATGCAGTCCCTGCTCTCTCAGCCACTCCCACTGACTGCCCACCACTGCCCGAGTTGCCACGGGAACGGCTTATGTTCAAAGAAAAGTTGGGAGAAGGCCAATTTGGCGAG GTACATTTGTGTGAGATTGAAAACCCACAGGACCTGTCAAACCTTGAGTTCCCATTTAATGTCAGGAAAGGGCGCCCTCTGCTGGTGGCCGTGAAGATTCTGAGACCAGATGCCTCTAAAAATGCCAG AAATGACTTTCTAAAGGAGGTAAAGATCTTATCTCGCCTGAAGGATCCAAACATCATCCGTCTGCTCGGTGTGTGCGTGAGCAGCGATCCACTCTGTATGGTCACAGAATACATGGAGAGCGGGGACCTCAATCAATACCTCTCCCAGAGAGCACTGCTGGACAAGACAGGACCTTTACATAACACGCCCACCGTTAG TTACCCAGCTTTGATATCCATGGCGAGTCAGATCGCATCAGGGATGAAGTTCTTGGCGTCCCTGAACTTCGTGCACCGGGACCTGGCCACGCGGAACTGCCTGGTGGGGGGAGAGAGAGGCGACGGGGAGGACCGAGGAGGGGAGCGTCAGATAAAGATAGCTGACTTCGGCATGAGCAGGAACCTCTATGCTGGCGATTACTACAGGATACAAGGCAGAGCTGTGCTGCCCATTCGCTGGATGGCATGGGAGTGCATTCTCATG GGAAAGTTCACCACAGCCAGTGATGTATGGGCGTTTGGAGTGACGCTGTGGGAAATGCTGAGCGTGTGTCAGGAGCAGCCGTACAGTCACATGACCGACGAGCAGGTCATCGACAACGCAGGGGAGTTCTTCAGAGACCAGGGGAGACAG GTGTACCTGGCTCGCCCGTCTGTGTGCCCGCAGGGTTTGTACGAGCTGATGCTTAGCTGCTGGAACAGAGACTGTAAACTACGGCCTTCTTTTGCCTACATTCACTCCTTCCTCACCGAGGACGCAATGAACATGgtgtaa
- the ddr1 gene encoding epithelial discoidin domain-containing receptor 1 isoform X1, translating into MATQMQVLLPTLLSVLLISWTSAQDLDWHFDSAKCRYALGMEDGTIPDSDITASSAWSDSTEAKHGRLSTGEGDGAWCPAGPVFPSGSEYLQVDLHKLYFLSLVGTQGRHADGLGREFARSYRLRYSRDGRNWITWRDRWGQEVVSGNENTYDVVLKDLGPPIIARMVRFFPLADRVMSVCLRVELYGCVWEDGLNSYTAPVGHVMNLSGPPVNLNDSVYDGSKEAGMMFGGLGQLCDGVLGGNDFMESKELRVWPGYDYVGWSQDVLGQPAVDIEFHFEKTRIFHTMQVHSSNRYIQGVRVFSRVECKFKATLLSPWAEPPLILHVPLGDMNDPSARTISLPLGGQPAQILSCRFAFESRWLLISEISFYSVPFESGSLPTSTASTRSLNVTNPVASNATDNSTEFFMNTTFLLPSSMPTEFPAITLRAGLPVAKDDSSNTAILIGCLVGIILLLVAVIVVILWRQYWKKLLGKAQGSLSSDELRVHLSVPSDNVVINNTNTHTYSSRYQRIHTFPDDREGEYQEPSTVLRPREQCDSTALLLNNPAYHLLLSDLTHGPNRLTNCHSQQEKPQNLSQACAIDMVDKGLPIQEGPPPYPGAPPPSLSGLHYGEASGGGGSVPHYAEADIISLQGVTGNNTYAVPALSATPTDCPPLPELPRERLMFKEKLGEGQFGEVHLCEIENPQDLSNLEFPFNVRKGRPLLVAVKILRPDASKNARNDFLKEVKILSRLKDPNIIRLLGVCVSSDPLCMVTEYMESGDLNQYLSQRALLDKTGPLHNTPTVSYPALISMASQIASGMKFLASLNFVHRDLATRNCLVGGERGDGEDRGGERQIKIADFGMSRNLYAGDYYRIQGRAVLPIRWMAWECILMGKFTTASDVWAFGVTLWEMLSVCQEQPYSHMTDEQVIDNAGEFFRDQGRQVYLARPSVCPQGLYELMLSCWNRDCKLRPSFAYIHSFLTEDAMNMV; encoded by the exons CGAAATGTCGTTACGCTCTCGGTATGGAGGATGGCACCATACCCGACTCTGACATCACCGCATCCAGCGCCTGGTCCGACTCCACTGAAGCCAAACACGGCAG GTTGAGTACAGGAGAAGGTGATGGAGCGTGGTGTCCAGCTGGTCCTGTGTTCCCGAGCGGTTCTGAATACCTGCAGGTGGATCTACACAAACTGTATTTCCTGTCTCTGGTAGGGACGCAGGGACGGCACGCAGACGGCCTCGGGCGGGAGTTTGCGCGCAGTTACCGGCTCCGTTACTCTCGTGATGGACGTAATTGGATTACTTGGAGAGATCGCTGGGGGCAGGAG GTGGTGTCAGGGAACGAGAACACGTATGATGTGGTGCTGAAGGACCTGGGCCCGCCCATTATAGCACGCATGGTGCGGTTCTTCCCGCTGGCGGATCGCGTGATGAGCGTGTGTTTAAGAGTTGAACTCTATGGTTGTGTCTGGGAAG ATGGACTGAACTCATACACCGCTCCTGTGGGTCATGTGATGAATCTGTCTGGGCCACCTGTCAACCTTAATGACTCTGTGTATGATGGCAGCAAAGAGGCTGG gatGATGTTTGGAGGATTAGGCCAGCTGTGTGATGGTGTTTTAGGTGGGAATGATTTCATGGAGAGTAAAGAGTTGAGAGTGTGGCCAGGATATGATTATGTGGGCTGGAGTCAAGACGTCCTCGGGCAGCCGGCTGTTGACATTGAATTTCACTTTGAGAAAACACGGATCTTTCACACTATGCAG gtgcACAGCAGTAACAGATACATTCAGGGCGTGCGGGTGTTCAGTCGGGTGGAGTGTAAGTTTAAAGCAACTCTGTTGAGCCCATGGGCAGAGCCTCCGCTCATCCTTCACGTGCCCCTGGGAGACATGAACGACCCGTCGGCCCGCACCATCTCGCTGCCTCTCGGCGGACAACCAGCACAAATTCTCAGCTGCCGCTTTGCTTTTGAAAGCCGTTGGCTCCTCATTAGCGAGATCAGCTTCTACTCTG TGCCGTTTGAGAGTGGATCCCTTCCCACTTCTACTGCCAGCACTCGTTCTCTCAATGTGACCAATCCTGTCGCCTCGAATGCCACCGACAACTCAACGG AATTCTTCATGAACACTACCTTTCTGCTGCCCAGCAGCATGCCAACAG AGTTTCCTGCAATCACTCTGAGGGCGGGGCTACCTGTGGCCAAAGATGACAGCAGCAATACAGCCATCCTGATTGGCTGCCTGGTTGGAATTATTCTGCTCCTTGTGGCTGTCATAGTCGTCATACTGTGGAGGCAATACTGGAAGAAACTGCTTGGCAAG GCACAGGGTAGTCTTTCCAGCGACGAGCTACGTGTTCATCTTTCAGTTCCCTCGGACAACGTGGTGATCAACAACACCAACACGCACACATACTCCAGCCGCTATCAGCGTATACACACTTTCCCAGATGACAGAGAGGGAGAGTACCAGGAGCCCAGCACTGTACTACGACCCCGAGAGCAGTGTGACAGcacag CACTGCTGTTAAACAACCCAGCCTATCATCTCCTCCTGTCTGACCTGACACATGGCCCCAACAGGCTGACAAACTGCCACAGCCAGCAAGAAAAGCCCCAAAACCTGTCCCAGG CATGTGCTATTGACATGGTTGATAAAGGCCTGCCCATTCAGGAGGGTCCGCCTCCTTACCCTGGAGCTCCGCCCCCTAGTCTATCAGGTCTTCATTATGGTGAAGCATCGGGAGGTGGGGGAAGTGTTCCTCACTATGCAGAAGCTGACATCATCAGTCTACAAGGAGTCACTGGAAACAATACATATGCAGTCCCTGCTCTCTCAGCCACTCCCACTGACTGCCCACCACTGCCCGAGTTGCCACGGGAACGGCTTATGTTCAAAGAAAAGTTGGGAGAAGGCCAATTTGGCGAG GTACATTTGTGTGAGATTGAAAACCCACAGGACCTGTCAAACCTTGAGTTCCCATTTAATGTCAGGAAAGGGCGCCCTCTGCTGGTGGCCGTGAAGATTCTGAGACCAGATGCCTCTAAAAATGCCAG AAATGACTTTCTAAAGGAGGTAAAGATCTTATCTCGCCTGAAGGATCCAAACATCATCCGTCTGCTCGGTGTGTGCGTGAGCAGCGATCCACTCTGTATGGTCACAGAATACATGGAGAGCGGGGACCTCAATCAATACCTCTCCCAGAGAGCACTGCTGGACAAGACAGGACCTTTACATAACACGCCCACCGTTAG TTACCCAGCTTTGATATCCATGGCGAGTCAGATCGCATCAGGGATGAAGTTCTTGGCGTCCCTGAACTTCGTGCACCGGGACCTGGCCACGCGGAACTGCCTGGTGGGGGGAGAGAGAGGCGACGGGGAGGACCGAGGAGGGGAGCGTCAGATAAAGATAGCTGACTTCGGCATGAGCAGGAACCTCTATGCTGGCGATTACTACAGGATACAAGGCAGAGCTGTGCTGCCCATTCGCTGGATGGCATGGGAGTGCATTCTCATG GGAAAGTTCACCACAGCCAGTGATGTATGGGCGTTTGGAGTGACGCTGTGGGAAATGCTGAGCGTGTGTCAGGAGCAGCCGTACAGTCACATGACCGACGAGCAGGTCATCGACAACGCAGGGGAGTTCTTCAGAGACCAGGGGAGACAG GTGTACCTGGCTCGCCCGTCTGTGTGCCCGCAGGGTTTGTACGAGCTGATGCTTAGCTGCTGGAACAGAGACTGTAAACTACGGCCTTCTTTTGCCTACATTCACTCCTTCCTCACCGAGGACGCAATGAACATGgtgtaa
- the tubb5 gene encoding tubulin beta-5 chain, producing MREIVHIQAGQCGNQIGAKFWEVISDEHGIDQTGTYHGDSDLQLDRINVYYNEATGGKYVPRAILVDLEPGTMDSVRSGAFGQIFRPDNFVFGQSGAGNNWAKGHYTEGAELVDSVLEVVRKESESCDCLQGFQLTHSLGGGTGSGMGTLLISKIREEYPDRIMNTFSVVPSPKVSDTVVEPYNATLSVHQLVENTDETYCIDNEALYDICFRTLKLTTPTYGDLNHLVSATMSGVTTCLRFPGQLNADLRKLAVNMVPFPRLHFFMPGFAPLTSRGSQQYSALTVPELTQQVFDAKNMMAACDPRHGRYLTVAAVFRGRMSMKEVDEQMLNVQNKNSSYFVEWIPNNVKTAVCDIPPRGLKMAVTFIGNSTAIQELFKRISEQFTAMFRRKAFLHWYTGEGMDEMEFTEAESNMNDLVSEYQQYQDATTEEEGEFDEEADDDA from the exons ATGAGGGAGATTGTTCACATCCAGGCCGGTCAGTGCGGAAACCAAATTGGTGCCAAG tTTTGGGAGGTAATCAGTGATGAACATGGGATCGACCAAACAGGGACCTACCATGGAGACAGTGACCTGCAGCTAGACAGAATCAACGTCTATTACAATGAAGCTACAG GAGGTAAATATGTACCCAGAGCTATTCTAGTAGATCTGGAGCCTGGCACTATGGACTCTGTGCGTTCAGGAGCATTTGGACAGATCTTCAGACCAGATAACTTTGTGTTTG GACAAAGTGGAGCTGGTAATAACTGGGCCAAGGGCCACTACACAGAGGGGGCGGAGCTTGTAGATTCCGTTCTGGAGGTGGTTCGCAAGGAGTCAGAGAGCTGCGACTGCCTGCAGGGCTTCCAGCTCACTCACTCCCTAGGTGGAGGCACTGGGTCAGGCATGGGCACCCTCCTTATAAGCAAAATCCGTGAAGAGTATCCAGACCGCATAATGAACACCTTCAGCGTGGTGCCTTCCCCGAAAGTCTCTGACACCGTAGTTGAGCCTTACAACGCCACACTGTCAGTCCATCAGCTGGTTGAGAACACAGATGAAACCTACTGCATAGACAATGAAGCCTTGTACGATATCTGCTTCCGCACCCTTAAACTCACCACCCCAACGTATGGCGACCTCAACCATCTGGTCTCAGCCACCATGAGTGGTGTCACCACCTGCTTGCGCTTCCCCGGCCAACTAAATGCTGATCTACGCAAACTAGCGGTTAATATGGTACCGTTCCCCCGTCTGCACTTCTTCATGCCTGGCTTTGCTCCTCTGACCAGCAGAGGCAGCCAGCAGTACAGCGCTCTCACTGTACCCGAGCTCACTCAGCAAGTGTTTGACGCCAAGAACATGATGGCAGCCTGCGACCCAAGACACGGTCGCTACCTGACCGTCGCCGCTGTTTTCCGTGGCCGCATGTCTATGAAGGAAGTCGACGAGCAGATGCTGAACGTCCAGAATAAGAACAGCAGCTACTTTGTTGAATGGATCCCAAACAACGTCAAAACCGCCGTCTGTGACATTCCACCAAGGGGTCTCAAAATGGCCGTCACCTTTATCGGGAATAGCACTGCCATCCAGGAACTCTTCAAGCGTATCTCTGAGCAGTTCACAGCCATGTTCAGGCGTAAGGCTTTCTTGCATTGGTACACAGGAGAGGGAATGGATGAGATGGAGTTCACCGAGGCAGAGAGCAACATGAATGACCTGGTGTCTGAATATCAGCAGTACCAGGATGCCACCACTGAAGAGGAAGGAGAGTTTGACGAAGAGGCAGATGACGATGCCTAA